A part of Ascochyta rabiei chromosome 3, complete sequence genomic DNA contains:
- a CDS encoding cell cycle RNA binding protein whi3, giving the protein MSNGINTDDSNFSSDEESVNDTDEDSDNDADEEVHGSGDQTKLSWFTSFVADVFLYMSCLTDLGTALEFPALHHEHDIETEPAALYANQAVTETCAQTGDKSAEFTMSPLDDKFRDSSPSFTEATAMINGLSNPIDAAELEIAETQQTSVQPAVPVSKKSNDLQPMVPKSLIDYSYEETFVTLDTNGFFTVLDLEDEDSPWALWAPLSRPATPELSTSNNTPSTRQSDFSELESLQVDLDVICRDDRWISSIYNDQPQFDFNPGGNLQTFGIATPVMEYEKFTLGPSSLEAMGKKMGGDLADPEGHDDSPDHNLVLPHEAIRNNADVDNTFKCKANVCQYSVQGFSTQIELNAHIGMAHADNPLHVARESMTSLLGVDEKTSEPGTHATASTPTAKLASASTSTHLQQYSSDFARPTFPPFNPADQYPPCNTLYVGNLPIDVSEDELKALFSKQRGYKRLCFRTKQNGPMCFVEFEDTSLATKALTELHGCILRNSTEGGIRLSYSKSPLGLRSGSHASLTPKQLATEMLPRGILASYSIPHGTEVTSTEQWRHGGKSAVAVVHKGGYQKHEGTDSSSRYYN; this is encoded by the coding sequence ATGAGCAATGGCATCAATACTGACGACAGCAACTTTTCAAGTGATGAGGAGAGCGTCAACGACACCGATGAAGATAGCGACAACGACGCCGATGAGGAAGTGCATGGTTCTGGCGATCAGACTAAGCTCTCCTGGTTCACATCTTTTGTGGCAGATGTTTTTCTGTACATGAGCTGTTTGACCGATCTCGGGACAGCTCTGGAGTTTCCAGCACTGCATCATGAGCATGATATTGAGACTGAGCCGGCTGCACTCTATGCAAACCAAGCGGTTACCGAGACGTGCGCACAAACAGGAGACAAGAGTGCCGAGTTCACAATGAGTCCATTGGACGATAAATTCAGGGATTCAAGCCCATCTTTCACTGAGGCTACTGCCATGATAAACGGACTATCCAACCCCATCGATGCTGCAGAGCTGGAGATTGCGGAAACTCAGCAAACCTCGGTGCAACCCGCCGTACCAGTGTCGAAAAAGTCTAACGACCTGCAGCCTATGGTTCCCAAATCGCTTATCGACTACTCGTATGAAGAGACATTTGTTACATTGGACACCAATGGATTCTTTACTGTACTGGATCTCGAAGACGAAGACAGCCCGTGGGCTCTTTGGGCTCCTCTGTCTCGGCCCGCAACACCTGAATTGTCAACATCCAATAACACACCTTCAACGCGGCAGTCTGATTTTTCTGAGCTCGAGAGTCTCCAAGTAGACCTCGACGTTATCTGTCGTGATGACAGGTGGATTTCTAGCATCTATAACGATCAACCCCAATTTGACTTCAACCCCGGTGGCAACCTGCAGACCTTTGGTATCGCAACGCCTGTTATGGAATACGAAAAATTCACCCTTGGCCCCTCAAGCTTGGAGGCTATGGGGAAGAAGATGGGTGGCGATTTGGCTGACCCAGAGGGGCATGATGACTCTCCCGACCATAACCTAGTACTGCCTCATGAAGCCATTCGTAACAATGCTGACGTCGACAACACGTTCAAGTGCAAGGCAAATGTTTGTCAATACTCTGTCCAAGGTTTTTCCACACAAATCGAGCTCAATGCGCACATTGGTATGGCCCATGCCGACAATCCTCTCCATGTTGCACGTGAGTCCATGACAAGCTTGCTTGGGGTGGATGAAAAGACAAGTGAGCCTGGTACTCATGCGACTGCTTCGACACCAACTGCAAAGCTCGCATCTGCTTCCACAAGCACGCACCTTCAACAGTATTCCTCCGACTTCGCTCGTCCAACATTTCCACCTTTCAACCCTGCCGATCAGTACCCACCCTGCAACACTCTCTACGTCGGCAATCTGCCCATAGACGTAAGTGAAGACGAATTGAAAGCTTTGTTTTCTAAACAACGTGGATACAAAAGGCTCTGTTTCCGCACCAAGCAGAACGGCCCAATGTGCTTTGTAGAATTCGAAGACACGTCCTTGGCAACCAAGGCACTGACCGAACTCCATGGCTGCATTTTGAGAAACAGCACAGAGGGAGGCATACGACTTTCGTACAGTAAGAGTCCACTGGGATTGAGATCAGGCTCTCACGCGAGTCTGACACCGAAGCAACTGGCCACAGAAATGCTACCACGCGGCATCCTTGCAAGCTATAGTATACCCCATGGCACGGAAGTCACAAGCACTGAACAATGGAGACATGGAGGCAAGTCAGCTGTCGCGGTGGTCCACAAAGGCGGATACCAGAAGCATGAAGGTacagacagcagcagcagatactataactag